One stretch of Callospermophilus lateralis isolate mCalLat2 chromosome 11, mCalLat2.hap1, whole genome shotgun sequence DNA includes these proteins:
- the LOC143410663 gene encoding LOW QUALITY PROTEIN: tyrosine-protein kinase ABL1-like (The sequence of the model RefSeq protein was modified relative to this genomic sequence to represent the inferred CDS: inserted 2 bases in 1 codon; deleted 2 bases in 1 codon; substituted 1 base at 1 genomic stop codon): MAAAGVPELPTKTRTSRRAAKHKDATEVPETPHSKGQEESDPLDPEPTVSPLLPRKERGAPDGSLNEDELLLPKDKKTNLFSALIKKKKKMAPTPPKRSSSFREMDGQPERRAVSEEAGQETSNGAPAPTPSDPAEPTKSPKPSNGAGVPNGAFREPGDSGFRSPHLWKKSSTLTSSRLAASEEEAGSSSSKRFXCSASCMPQRARDAEWRSLTLLRDLQSTGRQFDSSTFAGHKSEKPALLRKGARENRSDXVARGTVTPLPRLAKKSEEAADEVFRDSAGASPGSSPPSLTPKLLRRQVMMAASSGLPHKDEAGKGSALAAPAAAEPPPPLSRAGTGASGVPSKALAEESRVRRHKHPPQSPGRDKGRLSKLKPAPRPPPPPPPASTGKMGKPSQSPGQEAAGDTGVSAKAKATSLVVDTMNSDTTKPSQPGEGLKKPVLPSTPKPPSTTKPPGTPTSPASGPSVMPAASSAQAGDQPSSTAFVPLTSTRVSLRKTGQPPERIASGTITKGVVLDSTEALCLAIFRNSEQMASHSAVLEAGKNLYTFCVNYVDSIQQMRNKFAFREAINKLESSLRELQICPATAGGGSAATQDFSKLLSSVKEISDTVQR, encoded by the exons ATGGCGGCCGCGGGG GTCCCAGAGCTGCCCACCAAGACCAGGACCTCCAGGAGGGCTGCCAAGCACAAAGATGCCACCGAAGTGCCCGAGACGCCCCATTCCAAGGGCCAGGAGGAGAGCGACCCCCTGGACCCAGAGCCTACTGTGTCTCCACTGCTCCCTCGAAAAGAGCGCGGTGCCCCCGATGGCAGCCTGAACGAAGATGAGCTCCTTCTCCCCAAAGACAAGAAGACCAATCTGTTCAGCGCCCTgatcaagaagaagaagaaaatggccCCAACTCCTCCCAAGCGCAGCAGTTCCTTCCGGGAGATGGATGGTCAGCCAGAGCGCAGAGCTGTCAGTGAGGAAGCCGGCCAGGAAACCAGCAATGGGGCGCCAGCTCCCACCCCCTCAGACCCAGCTGAGCCCACCAAGTCCCCGAAGCCCAGCAATGGAGCTGGTGTCCCCAATGGAGCCTTCCGGGAGCCTGGGGACTCGGGCTTTCGTTCTCCCCACCTGTGGAAAAAGTCCAGCACGCTGACCAGCAGCCGACTGGCAGCCAGTGAAGAGGAGGCCGGCAGCAGTTCCAGCAAGCGCTT CTGCTCGGCCTCCTGCATGCCCCAGAGGGCCAGGGACGCCGAGTGGCGGTCCCTTACTCTGCTGCGGGACCTGCAGTCCACCGGCAGGCAGTTTGACTCCTCCACATTTGCGGGGCACAAGAGTGAGAAGCCAGCTCTGCTTCGCAAGGGGGCCAGGGAGAACAGGTCTGACTAGGTGGCCAGAGGCACGGTGACCCCCCTGCCGCGGCTGGCAAAGAAGAGCGAGGAGGCCGCTGACGAGGTCTTCAGAGACAGCGCGGGGGCCAGCCCTGGCTCCAGCCCTCCCAGTCTGACTCCAAAGCTCCTCCGTCGGCAGGTCATGATGGCTGCTTCCTCTGGCCTCCCCCACAAGGACGAGGCTGGGAAGGGCAGTGCCTTAGCGGCCCCTGCTGCTGCTGAGCCACCGCCCCCACTCAGCAGGGCGGGGACAGGTGCTTCTGGGGTCCCGAGCAAGGCCCTGGCCGAGGAGTCCAGAGTGAGAAGGCACAAGCACCCCCCCCAGTCACCAGGGAGAGACAAGGGGAGGCTGTCCAAGCTCAAgcctgccccccgccccccc cccccgcccccaccAGCCTCCACAGGGAAAATGGGGAAGCCCTCACAGAGCCCAGGCCAGGAAGCAGCAGGGGACACGGGCGTCAGTGCAAAAGCAAAGGCCACCAGTCTGGTTGTAGATACTATGAACAGTGACACCACCAAACCCAGCCAGCCAGGAGAAGGCCTCAAAAAGCCTGTGCTCCCATCCACGCCCAAGCCACCATCAACCACCAAGCCTCCCGGGACTCCCACCAGCCCAGCCTCTGGCCCCTCCGTGATGCCAGCAGCATCCTCAGCCCAAGCAGGTGACCAACCTTCGTCCACGGCCTTTGTCCCCCTTACATCAACCCGCGTATCACTTAGGAAAACCGGCCAGCCCCCAGAGAGGATCGCCAGTGGCACCATCACGAAGGGCGTGGTCCTGGACAGCACCGAGGCCCTGTGCCTGGCCATCTTCAGGAACTCTGAGCAGATGGCCAGCCACAGCGCAGTGCTGGAGGCCGGCAAGAACCTCTACACGTTCTGCGTGAACTATGTGGATTCCATCCAGCAGATGAGGAACAAGTTCGCCTTCAGAGAGGCCATCAACAAACTGGAGAGCAGCCTCCGGGAGCTTCAGATCTGCCCGGCCACCGCAGGGGGTGGCTCCGCAGCCACGCAGGACTTCAGCAAGCTCCTCAGCTCTGTGAAGGAGATCAGCGATACTGTGCAGAGGTAG